One stretch of Punica granatum isolate Tunisia-2019 chromosome 5, ASM765513v2, whole genome shotgun sequence DNA includes these proteins:
- the LOC116208421 gene encoding protein STRUBBELIG-RECEPTOR FAMILY 8 isoform X1: MCGSEISGLGLSGTLGYLLTNLMSLRNFDLSNNNIHDAIPYQLPPNLTSLNLAGNNLSGNLPYSISTMVSLTYLNTSRNSLSTSIGDVFANLTKLGTIDLSFNNLSGDLPSSFTSLTNLSSLYLQSNQLTGSLDVFTSLPLTTLNVANNHFSGWIPQELISIPTFIYGGNTFANGPAPPPPPYMPPPPGKSRENRTRSGSSPPSTTKGSDSSTSGSSEGLATGAIVGIVVGALLLVLVLVLAFCFCSRKNRMEGGRASSVGSQTTAKPNVNTELQEHRVKPASASVIDLRPPPIEKLAAERVQGNNGSMKRVNPPITATSYTVAALQTATNSFSQESLIGEGSLGRVYKGELPNGKTAAVKKIDNAALSLQEEDNFVEAVSNMSRLRHPNIVSLIGYSAEHGQRLLVYEYIGNGNLHDMLHFVEDSGKMLTWNARVRIALGTARALEYLHEVCLPSVVHRNFKSANILLDEELNPHLSDCGLAALTPNTERQLSTQMVGSFGYSAPEFALSGVYTVKSDVYSFGVVMLELLTGRKPLDSSRVRAEQSLVRWATPQLHDIDALSKMVDPALNGMYPAKSLSRFADIIAICVQPEPEFRPPMSEVVQQLVRLVQRASVVKRRSSDESGFTYRTPEHEAIDMSF, translated from the exons TAATCTTGCGGGAAATAACCTTAGCGGGAATCTCCCCTATTCCATCAGCACCATGGTCTCTCTTACCTACTT GAACACGAGCCGCAACTCACTTTCCACTTCAATTGGAGATGTTTTTGCCAATTTGACCAAGTTGGGGACAAT AGATCTATCCTTCAATAATTTGTCGGGAGATCTACCCAGTTCATTCACCTCATTGACAAATCTCTCTTCGCT GTACTTGCAGAGCAATCAACTGACTGGTTCGCTTGATGTATTTACCTCTTTGCCGCTAACTACACT AAATGTCGCTAACAATCACTTCAGCGGATGGATTCCTCAAGAACTCATTTCTATCCCAACATTCAT atatggtgGGAATACTTTTGCAAATGGGCCGgctcctcctccaccacccTACATGCCACCTCCGCCCGGGAAATCGCGCGAGAATCGGACTCGTTCTGGGTCTAGTCCCCCAAGCACAACAAAGGGTTCCGATAGCTCAACATCGGGTTCAAGTGAAGGATTGGCAACTGGAGCCATTGTGGGTATAGTTGTAGGTGCGCTGCTCTTGGTCCTAGTCCTGGTTCTAGCCTTTTGCTTTTGCTCAAGAAAGAATCGGATGGAGGGCGGCCGTGCCTCCTCCGTCGGAAGTCAGACTACTGCCAAACCTAATG TAAATACAGAGCTGCAAGAGCACAGGGTGAAACCAGCAAGTGCCTCTGTTATAGATCTGAGGCCTCCACCAATAGAGAAATTGGCAGCTGAGAGGGTACAGGGGAATAATGGGTCGATGAAGCGGGTCAACCCCCCCATTACTGCTACATCATACACTGTTGCTGCTCTCCAAACGGCCACTAATAGCTTCAGTCAAGAATCTCTTATTGGTGAAGGTTCCCTTGGTCGAGTTTACAAGGGAGAGTTACCTAATGGAAAG ACAGCGGCAGTCAAGAAGATCGACAATGCAGCTCTATCGCTACAGGAAGAGGACAACTTTGTTGAAGCTGTCTCGAATATGTCGCGATTGAGACATCCCAACATAGTCTCATTGATCGGCTACTCTGCGGAGCATGGACAGCGTCTCCTAGTCTATGAGTACATAGGAAATGGGAATTTGCACGATATGCTTCACTTTGTCGAAGATAGTGGCAAAATGCTTACGTGGAATGCCCGCGTCCGGATAGCCCTTGGCACTGCCCGTGCACTAGA GTACTTGCATGAAGTGTGTTTGCCTTCGGTTGTACATAGAAACTTCAAGTCGGCAAATATTTTACTTGACGAAGAGCTTAATCCTCACTTGTCGGACTGTGGTTTAGCTGCTCTGACCCCAAACACTGAGAGACAG CTTTCCACTCAAATGGTTGGCTCATTTGGTTATAGCGCTCCTGAGTTTGCCTTGTCCGGAGTATATACCGTTAAGAGCGATGTGTATAGTTTTGGAGTGGTGATGTTGGAGCTCTTGACAGGTCGGAAGCCTCTAGACAG CTCGAGGGTTAGAGCGGAACAATCTCTTGTGAGGTGGGCCACACCGCAGCTCCATGACATAGATGCATTGTCTAAGATGGTTGATCCTGCATTGAATGGCATGTACCCTGCAAAGTCCCTCTCGCGTTTTGCGGACATTATTGCAATTTGTGTACAG CCTGAACCCGAATTCAGGCCACCAATGTCTGAAGTCGTGCAGCAGTTGGTTCGGTTGGTTCAGAGGGCAAGTGTCGTGAAGAGGCGATCAAGCGATGAGTCAGGTTTCACTTACAGGACCCCAGAACACGAGGCAATCGATATGTCATTCTAA
- the LOC116208421 gene encoding protein STRUBBELIG-RECEPTOR FAMILY 8 isoform X2, which produces MSLRNFDLSNNNIHDAIPYQLPPNLTSLNLAGNNLSGNLPYSISTMVSLTYLNTSRNSLSTSIGDVFANLTKLGTIDLSFNNLSGDLPSSFTSLTNLSSLYLQSNQLTGSLDVFTSLPLTTLNVANNHFSGWIPQELISIPTFIYGGNTFANGPAPPPPPYMPPPPGKSRENRTRSGSSPPSTTKGSDSSTSGSSEGLATGAIVGIVVGALLLVLVLVLAFCFCSRKNRMEGGRASSVGSQTTAKPNVNTELQEHRVKPASASVIDLRPPPIEKLAAERVQGNNGSMKRVNPPITATSYTVAALQTATNSFSQESLIGEGSLGRVYKGELPNGKTAAVKKIDNAALSLQEEDNFVEAVSNMSRLRHPNIVSLIGYSAEHGQRLLVYEYIGNGNLHDMLHFVEDSGKMLTWNARVRIALGTARALEYLHEVCLPSVVHRNFKSANILLDEELNPHLSDCGLAALTPNTERQLSTQMVGSFGYSAPEFALSGVYTVKSDVYSFGVVMLELLTGRKPLDSSRVRAEQSLVRWATPQLHDIDALSKMVDPALNGMYPAKSLSRFADIIAICVQPEPEFRPPMSEVVQQLVRLVQRASVVKRRSSDESGFTYRTPEHEAIDMSF; this is translated from the exons TAATCTTGCGGGAAATAACCTTAGCGGGAATCTCCCCTATTCCATCAGCACCATGGTCTCTCTTACCTACTT GAACACGAGCCGCAACTCACTTTCCACTTCAATTGGAGATGTTTTTGCCAATTTGACCAAGTTGGGGACAAT AGATCTATCCTTCAATAATTTGTCGGGAGATCTACCCAGTTCATTCACCTCATTGACAAATCTCTCTTCGCT GTACTTGCAGAGCAATCAACTGACTGGTTCGCTTGATGTATTTACCTCTTTGCCGCTAACTACACT AAATGTCGCTAACAATCACTTCAGCGGATGGATTCCTCAAGAACTCATTTCTATCCCAACATTCAT atatggtgGGAATACTTTTGCAAATGGGCCGgctcctcctccaccacccTACATGCCACCTCCGCCCGGGAAATCGCGCGAGAATCGGACTCGTTCTGGGTCTAGTCCCCCAAGCACAACAAAGGGTTCCGATAGCTCAACATCGGGTTCAAGTGAAGGATTGGCAACTGGAGCCATTGTGGGTATAGTTGTAGGTGCGCTGCTCTTGGTCCTAGTCCTGGTTCTAGCCTTTTGCTTTTGCTCAAGAAAGAATCGGATGGAGGGCGGCCGTGCCTCCTCCGTCGGAAGTCAGACTACTGCCAAACCTAATG TAAATACAGAGCTGCAAGAGCACAGGGTGAAACCAGCAAGTGCCTCTGTTATAGATCTGAGGCCTCCACCAATAGAGAAATTGGCAGCTGAGAGGGTACAGGGGAATAATGGGTCGATGAAGCGGGTCAACCCCCCCATTACTGCTACATCATACACTGTTGCTGCTCTCCAAACGGCCACTAATAGCTTCAGTCAAGAATCTCTTATTGGTGAAGGTTCCCTTGGTCGAGTTTACAAGGGAGAGTTACCTAATGGAAAG ACAGCGGCAGTCAAGAAGATCGACAATGCAGCTCTATCGCTACAGGAAGAGGACAACTTTGTTGAAGCTGTCTCGAATATGTCGCGATTGAGACATCCCAACATAGTCTCATTGATCGGCTACTCTGCGGAGCATGGACAGCGTCTCCTAGTCTATGAGTACATAGGAAATGGGAATTTGCACGATATGCTTCACTTTGTCGAAGATAGTGGCAAAATGCTTACGTGGAATGCCCGCGTCCGGATAGCCCTTGGCACTGCCCGTGCACTAGA GTACTTGCATGAAGTGTGTTTGCCTTCGGTTGTACATAGAAACTTCAAGTCGGCAAATATTTTACTTGACGAAGAGCTTAATCCTCACTTGTCGGACTGTGGTTTAGCTGCTCTGACCCCAAACACTGAGAGACAG CTTTCCACTCAAATGGTTGGCTCATTTGGTTATAGCGCTCCTGAGTTTGCCTTGTCCGGAGTATATACCGTTAAGAGCGATGTGTATAGTTTTGGAGTGGTGATGTTGGAGCTCTTGACAGGTCGGAAGCCTCTAGACAG CTCGAGGGTTAGAGCGGAACAATCTCTTGTGAGGTGGGCCACACCGCAGCTCCATGACATAGATGCATTGTCTAAGATGGTTGATCCTGCATTGAATGGCATGTACCCTGCAAAGTCCCTCTCGCGTTTTGCGGACATTATTGCAATTTGTGTACAG CCTGAACCCGAATTCAGGCCACCAATGTCTGAAGTCGTGCAGCAGTTGGTTCGGTTGGTTCAGAGGGCAAGTGTCGTGAAGAGGCGATCAAGCGATGAGTCAGGTTTCACTTACAGGACCCCAGAACACGAGGCAATCGATATGTCATTCTAA